acatatatgtattatatagaATTCTGcagttatacatatatataatatgttagaTATTTTGGATTAGGTTTTCCGTAAAGCTTAGAATTCTGAAACTACCTATATATAATATctacatacacatatatgtatttttaaataccTAAAACTAAAACCCCTCAATAGGAATACCTGGAACTAGAACCCTTCAGTAGGATTGCTCTTACAATACTATTATTGAAGGGTATGGAAAGGCAGGAATGTTTGAGGAGATGGAAAATGTTTTGACTGATATGATTGAGGATGAGAGATTGTACTCCAAATGTTTTCACGTTTAGCTCGATCATTGGATCATAGCAAATGGAATATGAGGGAGTTGGAGAGCTGGTATAACCGGTTCCAGCTGATGGGAGTGCCGCCAGACATCACTAGGTTTGGTAAAGCTGGAATGCATAAGAAGATGAGCTCTGTTATTGATTTCATGCAGAGAATGTTCTTCTCCCTGACGGTTGTCACTTACATTGAAACGTTTGGAAAAGCAGTAAGGATCAGGAAATGGATGATGTATTCAGGAAGATGGAAGTATCAAGGAGTGAATCCAACTCTTTATCACTTATTGTTTGCTTGTTAAGGCATATAGCAAAAGTTGTAACTACAATGAATCATGATGGTAAcaacaaaaatcaataattataaaatacagaTGAAAACAGATTCAAACTTCATCTTCCACATTTCTAGCTTACCTTTGGCTCACCTTCATATACAATCCCTgttacacccaaaaaaaaaaaaaaccatcagACAAAACTGAAATCattctaaaataaacataaactCTTATTAATCTCTCGAGTTCGAGGACGTTGGCATATACATTAGTGGTGTGTATGGTAGCTCCAGTGGTCATGCTGATGGTCTGATCAGGAACAAGCTCAACGTTTAGGCGCTGGAGAAACACCGCAAGTGCCACTATGGCTTCCATCAATGCAAACTGATCACCTACACATTTTCTAGGCCCTCCACTAAATGGTATAAAcctgatgaaaaaaaaaatcattagcCATATTTAACCTATCTAATAACATAACATGTGTACTATTAAGTTTACTTGAAATCTGTGTTTGTTTCGTTAGGAATCGGTCCTTCTAACTCGAAACGTTCAGGCAGAAACTCTTCAGCTTTCTCCCACACCTTTGGAACAGCAAACACAACCGGTTTAGCTGATCAGAAAGGTTCCCCTCATATGTTACTATGGGAAAGAAACGTTACCGCGGATGAACGATGGACGTTATAGACGGAGATCATAATGTCTTGTCCTGTATTAACCTTGTAGTTCCCTGGAAGGATGTCTGGAACTTGAGCTCTTCTAATCAAGACCTACCAAGAACACAAACAAAGACCAGGAGTTCAAGTTCAtgaagattattattattattattattattattattattattattattattattattatatagagATGAGAATGGTTGCTTACAGGAGGATGAGGGTAGAGACGCATAGACTCGTTAATACAACGAGTGATGTACTTCAACTCCTTTATATCCTCATAAGCAGGGTTTCTTTCCGCCAAAACTCTGTCTACTTCCTCTTGTGCTTTCGCCAATGCAGATGGGTTCTGTTCGAGAAAAAAGTTACTCATCAATGAGATAAGAGAGaacctttttcttttccttttaagTAGCCTAGAGAAGTGTAGAAGATGCCAAAATATTACCTTACTTAGGAGATAAAGTGTCCAAGTGAGGACAGAACCAGTGGTTTCATGACCTGCAACAAGCATTGAGAGAAGATCATCCCGTAACTGCACACTTGACACCTGAAAAGCCAAACAATCCAACATCAGTTTTGCATTTAACAACAATGATGAAAGCAGAGGAAAGAAAGTTAAAAACCTCTTCTCGGCTTGCAAGCAAGAACCGCAAGATACTTGGGTCTGACTCATTCACATACTCTTCGTCATCGAttctttctccttctctttccACAATCTCTTTGCACTTAGCAATGAGGTCTTCAACTGTTTCCCTTATCAAAGTCACAGCCTTTTCAGCTTTCACTTGTCTGGGAACTATCTTACACAATGCATCgatctgaaacaaaaaaaaaaaaaaaaaaaaaaaaaacataaagccTCAACAAGAATCCAAGTCTGTTGTGGCAACACAAGAAACAAAGACAAACTTGCCTTCCAATAGGGTAGAATATCAGTAGAACGAAGCTCAGCTTCTTTGAGAGCAGTGTAAACAGCTTCAATCACAGGACTATCGGTAGTGAGTGAATCAAAGTTGAAGTTAAAAAGCGATATGCCGATAACATCGAGAGTTAACTGAGAGAACTTGTCTTCCATGTTCACAGCTTTTCCCTCCAATGCATAAGGCTGTAGCTTCTCAACAAGCCTCTCTGCACATCTGCAGAACACTCTCTCCACAATCACAGACAAGTACCTCTTGTGAAGCGACGGAACCACAGCTCTTCTCCTCGCCTAACAAGAATCAAACGGGTCAAAATGGTACAAAACTCAGAAGCCTCAAAAAGATTTGAGAATCTTTACCGTCCAAAGAGGTCCCTCAGCGATAgcaaaacccgacccgaaaaggAACTCGGAGACTTCAGCGACTAACCCTTTAGCGTACTTTGGATAGTTTCTGAGAACGTGTTTCGCGATCGCTGGATCGCTGACCACCACGAAGTTACGAGGACCCGCAGCGAGACGGTAGATGGGTCCGTACTCGTTCATCCATTTGTACAGTGGTAAGAAGAGAGCTCCTCCGAGAAGCTCAGACACGTCGTCGAGCTTCGCGCTCGCGATTGGTATACCTGAATCGTCGTTTTGTCCTGAGGTTATGGTGCGAGTGAGTGATGTGAGCCAGTCGGGACTGACCCACGATGTGGTTTCGGAtttgggttttggttttggtttctcTATGGAGGCTTTGATGGAGACGGATCTGGGTTTAGGAGAGGGGAATGGTTTACACTTTGCTGTGAAGAGACACGACGAGAAAGAAGAGTGGGattgaagaaaaagagaagactCCATCTTTCTCTCTcgtaaaatgtttatatacaaatgATGTTACTCTGTTTTTAGCCCATTGATGAAGCTCTGTTCGAAGCTTCGGTTCGGAAACATTCGACTCTGTGTTATTATATGTGTAACAACGCGAGCCGTTAAGCGTGTGGATAAGGAAGACGGTGAAACAAAACGGTGCAATTATGAAGGTAAATATGGGCCCTTTTATCTGGGCCTTCAGAACATTAAGGCCCGTCACGAACCACAAAGTACAAAAGTAAAGTCTCGAGTTTCCGTGATTCTACCGAGTCCTCCGCCGCCGCTCCGCCGTCCTCCACCGGTAAGCCACCGCCGccctccgccgtcgccgccgtTGACCGCCACCGGTGACTCGCCGGCGACTCGGCCAACTCGGCTGAGTCGACCCGGTGAGTCAACTCGGTGACTCGGTTAACCGGTCGGTTTGATTGGTTTAAATCAATTGTGATTTGGTTAGGGTTGGTTAGCGTAAACCGGACGGTTAAAATCAATTGAATTTCGGTTAAGATGAACCGTTGGTTAAAATCAATTTGAAATCGGTTAAGCAAAACCAATTGGTTAAATCAAATTGATTTTTGGTCAAAGGTTGACCGGGTTGACTtttgaccagcgggttgacttttccTTAGGCACCCGTTTTGAGTCGTTCGAAAGGCGTTTTGACTCGAATTTTTGCCGtggtttcagatttggagtctatttgagcagCTGGAGTTCATATATACCACTTCTCTTcatttgctaaggtgagggtctATTCCGTAAATCCCGTACCAGTATAGAATTCTTCCTATCGTAGTGTAGTCTCGAAACATGATATGTCTGTGTGAATTGAGTCTGTTTGATCgtcttgtttgtttattattattgattgttaaaccggaaataggataatagaggatttAACAATTGAGTGAATTGATTGATGCTAAGAATTGTTatacatatgtaaatatatatataagcgaGTCCATGTGTGGAGATtggcgggggtacagagacgttTGTACTTACGACGCCTATGATTGAGGAGATTGGCGGGGGCACATGACGTCTGTGCTTACGACGCCTATGATTGTGGAGAGTTGCGGGGGGTACAGAGACGTTTGTACTTACGACGCCATCAGGTTAGCGGGGTACAGCTTGGACCACTGTATTACGACGCAAATGGAGTGTATATATCTATATCCTTATGAGGAAATGCGGGGTGCAGAGAGTATATCTATGTGCTATCATCGCATTGGTTGTAGCATGTCTAAGTGCACTAGACATATATTGTTTGTTCTGTGTGGTGTAATAGGCACCGTGTTTGTTTCATGTTAGAACTAGACTTCTGTAGTGGGAGTTCTATTTACTCAAGTCTGTGCTTTGCGGTTTAGCAttccatacctcactgagcgactcccctgttgctcacccctctttctttcCTCTTTCAGGTGAGACCGATGAGCAGGAGTGATCATATCGGACTAGTGCTACTATTTGGGCTCGTGGGCTTTATCATTTTATCGTTTTATCTTTTATCGTTATTGGGCCTTTAGGCCTTCGGACTTCTATCGTTTACGCTACTTTCTATTTTCAGACCTTCGGGcttttgttgttatttatatttcgaATGTTTATTTTCGGATTTGACTTTATGGTATTGTATTTGACTTTATGATATGACGTGGATTTTATTAtccgtattattattattattcccGCTGCGCTAATATTTATTTATCGTTATTTTAATCCCGCATTTATATTCGAAAGACGCGGTCGCGTCAAAAAGGTTcgtctctctttcttttctttatttttggtAAGCTCCTATCCTGTGTTGTGGTTTTAGAATCTTGTATACCTTTTCTATAGTGATGACGAGCTCAGGAAACTTCTCTATGATAAAGATGCATATCAGCAATTTCTACTCTCTTGACCAAGTCATAGTCCAGAACAATGCAAGTCTTATAAACAGTCTAGTTTGTGTTTATAGATAACTCTGActgttatttttagttttactagTGTAACTTCATTCGTTATGTATTGAGATCATTCACTTTTGTCTTTGTCCATTAGTTCAAAGATGAGCTCCGCAGAGAAACATTGCAGCTAGCTAGTAAGTTCTCTGTTGTTCATGTTATAACTTCGGTTTCACCCAGGAATCTGACATTGACATGATCCCAATGTAAACAGGAGAGAACTTTGAGAAGGAGTCACAGATAATGGAGCCTAGAAAGCAAGTGAGTATCAATAACCATATCTCATTGTTCAGTTCACTATATTTAATAAGCTTTTGTGGTATAGTTCCTTACGTTTTTTTGGTGGCACTTCTTGTAACGTTGCAGAATTCTAACGTCGCAACTGCGCAAGAAAAGCTCAATGAGCTTGAAAGACAGAGGGAAGAGATATTCAAGTTCTACTCCCCTGGTTCTCTTCTTCATAGACTTCAAGGTTAACTCATACAACTTACAATACTTCATAGGCATAATGATAGAGTAGCGGAAGCTTAGTAACGAGATCCAACAAGAACTCAGAAGAGAACTCGAAGAATCAGTGGTTCCTTGGTGCTGTTGATACTCTCAACAAGACAAGGAGGTCTTTGAAGATGGCGATGCTCTCGACAGATTCAAAGAAAGCTAGAGTACTCCTCTAGTGCTAAGATAGTTCTGTTGCAATTGCAAATATGTATTCAATAAAACGTGATTTTACAAGTAGTTGAGGGGTGATTATAAAGACCTCGTAAATAAAATCCATACTAATCTACAAAGATCTGTGATTATCctattaaaaccaaaacacaaactatagttaaataaaatgtaaaaccgATGGGCCTAAGAGAGGCTTCATACGCTACATCAGGTTCCTCCGGGTGGAGAAGGATTCGTCCACGAATCTGGATGGTCTGGCTCGCCATGAAAAAGTGACAAATGCTTGACGTTGAAAACGTTTGCAGTTCGTAAGTGAGAAGGGAGCTCCACGCGATACGCATTCGGGTTAATGCGTTCAAGAACTTTCACTGGACCAATCTTCTTTGACTTGAGCTTGTTGTACTCTCGTAAAGGTAGCCTGTCACGAGTCAAGTACACCCACACAAGATCCCCTGGTGAGAAGAGAACTTCACGTCTCTTAGTGTCAGCTGCTGCTTTATATTTTGCTGCAGACGAAGTCAGATTCTCCTGCGCTTGTCGATGTACTAACTGAAGCTCTTCAAGGAAGTCAATTGCTTCCCCATGATGGCGTGTGCGATCCGGTGTTGTTGCCAAGTCAAGAGGACAACGAGGTATAACTCCGTAGACGACACGAAACGGAGAGAGACCCAAACTCCTATTAATGGCGTGGTTATGAGCAAACTCAGCCTGACCCAGCTTCAAATCCCATGATCGTATATTGTCACCAACAAGGCAACGAAGGAGGTTACCCAGCAACCTATTAACGACCTCCGTCTGACCATCGGACTGCGGATGGTAGGCAGTACTCATATCCAACGAAGTGCCCAGTAGCTTCCATAACGAACGCCAAAAATGGCTTAGGAAACGTGTATCCCTGTCTGAGACAATCGAAGTGGGCAGCCCATGCAACCTGTAAATCTCGCGAAAGAACAGAGTCGCAACACTAACAGCATCGGTGGTCTTCTTGCAGGCAATGAAGTGTGCCATTTTCGAAAATCTGTCTACCACAACGAAGATCGAATCGTGACCCCGCTGTGTCCATGGTAAGCCTAGGACAAAATCCATGCTAACATCAGTCCACGGCTGCGTCGGTATTGGCAACAGGAGATAAAGGCCGGAGTTAGAGGCCTTGCCTTTGCCTTGTTGACAAATGCGGCATTGTTCCACCAAGCGTTCTACATCCCGCCTGGCTGTCGGCCAAAAATAGGACTCTGTCACCAGCTGCAACGTGCGATCTCTGCCAACATGCCCTTCGTTGTGAAGTTCCTGTATGATCTGTAGCCGTAGACTGCTCTCTGGGACACACAGCCTTGTAGCTTTGAACAAGTAACCATCCTGCAAAGTATAATCTTCATACGGACCCTTCGAAGTTTCTGCAAAAATCCGCGAGAAGAATGGGTCTGTAGGGTACAACTCAGCGAATACAGCAAAGCCCGGAACAGTGGAGTGAAGTGTCGTTAACAATGTATGTCTCCTGCTCAGAGCATCGGCAACCCAGTTAGACTTTCCGGACTGATGACGAATCGCGAAAGTGAATTGCTGCAAGTACGAAATCCACCCTGCATGCCTAGCAGAAACCTTAGCTTGACTATCAAGGTGTCGCAGAGCATCGTGGtcagtaaagagtataaactcaCGATGGACCAGATAATGACGCCAATGCTTAATAGCCTGGACAATAGCGTAAAACTCAACATCATAGGTGCTGTAACGACCACGCGCGCCTGCAAGTTTTTCGCTATAGAATGCTACTGGTCGGCCATTCTGACTAAGGACAGCTCCAATACCGAGCTTAGAGGCATCACAATGGAGTTCAAAAGTTGCAGAAAAATCCGGCAAGACTAGGATAGGTGCAGAAGTAAGTCGCTGCTTGATGAGCTCAAACGCCTGCGATGCTTCCTCGGTCCATTCAAACTTCCCTTCCTTCATGCAATTAGTTATTGGTGCCATGATAGCACTGAAATTGTTGACAAATCTGCGATAAAAAGAAGCAAGACCATGGAAGCTTCGAACCTCGGAGACCGTCTTGGGTATTGGCCAGGAGCGGACAGCTTCTATCTTAGTAGCATCGACTGATAAGCCCTTATCCGAGATTACATAGCCGAGAAAAAGAACCTCAGATACTCCAAACTCGCATTTTTGTTTTGCTGCAAAAAGCTGCTCGGAGCGCAAGACCGTTAATACCTTATGCAAATGATCTATGTGCTCCTCCAAGGTCGTACTGAAAATAAGGATATCGTCGAAGTAGACAACCACAAAACGACCAATAAAGGGTCGCAAGGCCTGATTCATTATCCTCATGAACGTGCTTGGCGCATTAGACAATCCAAACGGCATTACCAGCCACTCAAACAGGCCTTCTCTCGTCTTAAAAGCCGTTTTCCATTCATCCCCAGGCTTGATTCGAATCTGATGATAACCACTCTTgagatcaatcttggagaaaATTTTGGCTGAACCAATCTGATCTAAGAGATCGTCTAGACGGGGAATGGGAAACCTGTAACGGATCGTGATTTTGTTGATAGCTAGACTGCCAACGCACATCCTCCAGGAACCATCCTTCTTAGGAATCAGTAATGCCGGTACCGCACACGGACTAAGGCTTTCCTTGATATGTCCTTTGCGTAAGAGCTCTTCAACTTATCGGCGAAGCTCTTCATGCTCTGCTGGACTCATCCTATAATGCGGTCGGTTTGGTAAAGTTGCCCCTGGAACTAGATCGATTTGATGTTGTATCGATCTCAATGGAGGCAAGCCGTGAGGTAGTTCCGCAGGGAATACATCTTCAAACTCACTAAGAACCGAAGTCAAAGATGCAGCCGGTTGCAGCGTAGAAACCCGCGAATCAGAAGCTGGAAAAAGAGCCAGGGCGAAGCCTTCCAGTTGTAGTTCCGAAACAAACGCCGAGTATGAACACATCAGGGTTGTAGGTTGAGCTAGCGGACGCTccggcggtggtggtggagtAACAGGATCGCGAGAAGGCGTGAGTACTATTTGGTGAGTCTCCCAAATGAAACTGTATGTGTTTCTTGCGCCATCATGTATGATTTTCCTGTCAAACTCCCATGGGCGCCCAAGAATAAGATGGCTTATATCCATCGGTGCGATGTCAAAATAGGTGTGATCCCTATAATGAGGACCAATGGAGAAGGGAACAAGCACTCGTTGAGTAACACGCACGCAGCTAGATTCAGTGATCCAGCCAAGGGTGTAGGGAGCTGGATGGTGTTCTCTGACCAAACCCAACTTATTCACAGCGTCGTCGGAGATGACATTGCGTGAACTGCCAGAGTCGATAATGAAAGTGCAGACACGACCCCTGATAGTGCAGGTGGACTTAAAGATATTTGTCCTGAGCAATTGCTCATCTT
The sequence above is drawn from the Raphanus sativus cultivar WK10039 chromosome 7, ASM80110v3, whole genome shotgun sequence genome and encodes:
- the LOC108814454 gene encoding carotene epsilon-monooxygenase, chloroplastic gives rise to the protein MESSLFLQSHSSFSSCLFTAKCKPFPSPKPRSVSIKASIEKPKPKPKSETTSWVSPDWLTSLTRTITSGQNDDSGIPIASAKLDDVSELLGGALFLPLYKWMNEYGPIYRLAAGPRNFVVVSDPAIAKHVLRNYPKYAKGLVAEVSEFLFGSGFAIAEGPLWTARRRAVVPSLHKRYLSVIVERVFCRCAERLVEKLQPYALEGKAVNMEDKFSQLTLDVIGISLFNFNFDSLTTDSPVIEAVYTALKEAELRSTDILPYWKIDALCKIVPRQVKAEKAVTLIRETVEDLIAKCKEIVEREGERIDDEEYVNESDPSILRFLLASREEVSSVQLRDDLLSMLVAGHETTGSVLTWTLYLLSKNPSALAKAQEEVDRVLAERNPAYEDIKELKYITRCINESMRLYPHPPVLIRRAQVPDILPGNYKVNTGQDIMISVYNVHRSSAVWEKAEEFLPERFELEGPIPNETNTDFKFIPFSGGPRKCVGDQFALMEAIVALAVFLQRLNVELVPDQTISMTTGATIHTTNGLYMKVSQR